A genomic region of Aureibacillus halotolerans contains the following coding sequences:
- a CDS encoding glycoside hydrolase family 32 protein — MTIEATRKYRPTLHFAPKQNWMNDPNGLVYFEGEYHLFFQHNPHDTVHGPMYWGHAVSKDLIQWEELDIALHPDELGTMFSGSAVIDWHNTSGFFPEKPGIVAIFTHHLDRGAGKHAKESQSLAYSHDNGRTWTKYEGNPVLEHDTKIDFRDPKVMWHHETNTWVMVVASEQTISFYTSANLIDWQFESEFGDGIGAHDGVWECTDLFELDVINQDESKWVLIVSVGGNHSLDVGTRTQYYIGTFDGTTFTADPESIDWLDHGRDSYAGVSFSDIPEADGRRIYMAWMTNSKYAQIVPTEGWRGQMNLPRELSLRKHGNIYRLYQQPVRELDTYFTRKYDIHAEVVNQSSEKSYQIDAAPVDINLTIENKDASQYGIQVYHTDEQWTRIVYEAETNRLVLDRANTGNVGFSEYFLQQQAISLEEAKQLKLQIIVDASSIEVFVNDGAYALSSLVYPDQPCKRIEVFAADGSIEIVEGHISTFVKQ; from the coding sequence ATGACAATTGAAGCGACTCGTAAATACAGACCTACGTTACATTTTGCGCCAAAGCAAAATTGGATGAACGATCCCAACGGACTCGTTTACTTTGAAGGAGAATACCATCTCTTTTTTCAACATAATCCACATGATACTGTCCATGGCCCTATGTATTGGGGGCATGCGGTCAGTAAAGATCTGATCCAATGGGAGGAGCTGGACATCGCGTTGCACCCGGATGAACTGGGAACAATGTTCTCCGGAAGCGCTGTTATCGACTGGCATAATACGAGCGGATTCTTCCCAGAGAAGCCAGGAATCGTGGCCATTTTTACACATCATTTGGATCGTGGTGCTGGGAAGCATGCAAAGGAATCGCAGAGTCTCGCTTACAGCCATGACAACGGCAGAACATGGACGAAATATGAAGGAAACCCTGTCCTTGAGCACGACACTAAAATTGATTTCAGGGACCCAAAGGTGATGTGGCATCATGAAACGAATACGTGGGTCATGGTCGTGGCGTCAGAACAAACGATTTCATTTTATACGTCAGCCAATCTGATCGATTGGCAGTTTGAGAGTGAGTTTGGCGATGGCATCGGCGCGCACGATGGCGTATGGGAATGCACGGACTTGTTTGAATTGGATGTGATCAATCAGGATGAAAGCAAGTGGGTGCTTATTGTTAGCGTTGGGGGAAATCATTCACTTGATGTAGGAACGCGTACGCAATACTATATCGGCACGTTTGATGGCACAACATTTACAGCAGATCCTGAATCGATTGACTGGCTCGATCATGGCAGAGACAGTTATGCAGGTGTCAGCTTTTCAGATATTCCTGAAGCAGATGGACGGCGCATTTACATGGCATGGATGACCAATTCGAAATATGCACAGATTGTCCCGACAGAAGGCTGGAGAGGGCAAATGAATCTACCAAGAGAGCTTTCACTTCGTAAACATGGAAATATTTATCGCTTGTATCAACAGCCAGTGAGGGAATTGGACACCTATTTCACCAGAAAATATGACATTCATGCAGAAGTTGTCAATCAATCGAGTGAAAAATCGTATCAGATTGATGCAGCACCCGTAGACATCAATTTGACCATTGAGAACAAAGACGCCTCTCAGTATGGCATTCAGGTGTATCATACAGATGAGCAATGGACGCGGATAGTCTATGAAGCGGAAACCAATCGCCTTGTACTGGATCGTGCAAACACGGGCAACGTCGGCTTTTCTGAATATTTTCTCCAACAGCAAGCGATCTCGTTAGAGGAAGCCAAACAGCTTAAATTGCAAATCATCGTGGATGCATCGTCCATTGAAGTGTTTGTGAATGACGGAGCGTATGCGTTGAGCAGCTTAGTGTATCCAGATCAACCGTGTAAACGAATAGAGGTTTTTGCGGCTGACGGCAGTATTGAAATTGTTGAAGGACATATTTCTACGTTTGTGAAGCAATAA
- a CDS encoding DoxX family protein, producing MLTFLQSSKLAAVLLLLIRIPLGWMWFSSGIGKVTGGFDASGFLQAVVANPVLKGENLAYPLYVAFLESVAIPNAALFSFLVMWGEVFIGLGLMLGLFTKSAAFFGGVMNTSFLLAGTVSTNPLMLILAIVLLVSKRNAGRLGLDRYTTRVYHTLKGSFKQTPHPTEKPI from the coding sequence ATGTTAACCTTTTTACAATCATCTAAACTTGCTGCGGTACTGTTATTGCTCATACGAATTCCATTAGGATGGATGTGGTTTAGTTCTGGTATCGGAAAAGTAACGGGGGGCTTTGATGCTTCTGGCTTTTTACAAGCTGTAGTTGCTAATCCCGTTTTAAAAGGCGAGAATTTGGCTTACCCGCTATATGTAGCCTTTTTGGAGAGTGTCGCCATACCGAATGCTGCGCTGTTCAGCTTCCTCGTCATGTGGGGTGAAGTGTTCATCGGACTTGGCTTAATGTTGGGCCTTTTTACAAAAAGCGCCGCTTTCTTCGGAGGGGTAATGAACACCTCTTTCCTACTCGCGGGAACAGTCTCTACGAACCCATTGATGCTCATCTTGGCCATTGTCCTTCTTGTTAGCAAAAGAAATGCAGGGCGCTTAGGACTTGACCGTTATACAACAAGAGTTTACCACACACTCAAGGGCAGCTTTAAACAAACCCCACATCCCACAGAGAAACCGATATAA
- a CDS encoding carbohydrate kinase family protein, whose translation MINVTALGELLIDFTTEGTNDAGLPIFTANPGGAPGNVLVALSSLGEETAFIGCVGKDKFGSLLESTLQAKGVNTSGLIHSNIHTTLAFVKLDGSGDRSFSFCRNPGADIMLAEKELALDLISQSRIFHVGSLSMTDEPVRGATRAALKHAKQHKKLISFDPNLRPLLWRSLDEAKECMLEVMAYADIVKVSEEELEFLTGTKDIDLGAQALSQQFNFSLLFVTQGQHGSSCYCQGTSVFSPGIAVQAIDTTGCGDAFVAGVLHQLLEKTPIDLNLNETEMRSILDFGNSMGAFVATRKGGIPAMPTLEQIAEFRSR comes from the coding sequence ATGATAAATGTAACCGCTTTAGGGGAACTGCTAATTGACTTTACAACGGAAGGGACCAACGATGCAGGTCTTCCTATATTTACGGCCAATCCAGGAGGCGCGCCGGGCAATGTGCTCGTTGCTTTGTCCAGCTTGGGAGAAGAGACGGCATTTATAGGCTGTGTTGGAAAGGACAAATTTGGTAGCTTGCTCGAGTCGACGCTACAGGCTAAGGGTGTCAATACCAGCGGACTAATCCATTCAAACATACATACGACGTTAGCTTTTGTGAAATTGGATGGAAGCGGCGATCGTTCATTTAGCTTTTGCCGAAACCCTGGTGCAGATATTATGTTAGCAGAAAAAGAGCTTGCTCTTGACCTCATCTCTCAATCTCGTATTTTTCATGTAGGATCGCTTTCCATGACGGATGAACCTGTCAGAGGCGCGACGCGTGCAGCATTGAAGCATGCAAAACAACATAAAAAACTCATATCCTTTGACCCTAATTTGCGCCCGTTATTATGGAGGAGTTTGGATGAGGCGAAGGAATGTATGCTTGAAGTTATGGCATACGCTGATATCGTCAAAGTATCTGAGGAAGAACTGGAATTTTTAACAGGGACGAAGGATATTGATTTAGGAGCCCAAGCCCTTTCGCAGCAATTTAATTTCTCCCTGCTTTTTGTGACACAGGGACAGCACGGGAGCTCCTGTTATTGCCAAGGAACGTCGGTGTTTTCGCCTGGAATAGCTGTTCAGGCTATTGATACAACAGGGTGTGGCGATGCCTTTGTTGCAGGTGTTCTTCATCAGCTGTTAGAGAAAACGCCAATAGATTTGAACCTCAATGAAACTGAGATGCGCTCCATTCTCGATTTCGGAAATTCCATGGGTGCCTTTGTGGCAACACGCAAAGGTGGAATACCTGCAATGCCGACACTTGAGCAGATCGCTGAATTTCGTTCTCGTTAG
- a CDS encoding plasmid pRiA4b ORF-3 family protein: MILQIKVTLKGIKPPIWRRLLVDDRFTFLQFHELLQVAFRWEDSHLHEFHTTSTPHNRKIWIGDPIMLEGVFGRRLLDEKDVQLREFLQNEKDKLVYVYDFGDDWEHDIVVENILPYDADGRYPYCVKATRMAPEEDSGGEWLEHEAPQKPMPPKQLTDAVNKDLEAFHADEHK, from the coding sequence ATGATCCTACAAATAAAAGTGACATTAAAAGGGATAAAACCACCTATTTGGCGGAGGTTGTTGGTGGATGATCGATTTACGTTCTTGCAGTTTCATGAACTTTTGCAGGTGGCTTTTCGATGGGAAGATAGCCATTTACATGAGTTTCATACGACGTCTACCCCTCATAATAGGAAGATCTGGATTGGGGACCCTATCATGCTTGAGGGTGTCTTTGGTAGACGTCTTTTGGATGAGAAAGACGTACAGCTTCGTGAATTTTTGCAGAATGAAAAAGACAAACTCGTCTATGTCTATGATTTTGGTGATGATTGGGAGCACGATATTGTGGTGGAAAACATCCTTCCTTATGATGCAGATGGTCGCTACCCTTATTGTGTAAAGGCAACGCGGATGGCGCCAGAAGAAGATAGCGGCGGAGAATGGCTAGAGCATGAAGCACCACAAAAACCGATGCCCCCTAAACAACTAACGGATGCCGTTAATAAAGACTTAGAGGCGTTTCATGCGGACGAGCATAAGTAG